From the Lathyrus oleraceus cultivar Zhongwan6 chromosome 3, CAAS_Psat_ZW6_1.0, whole genome shotgun sequence genome, the window GGAAGCTTGGTTTTGCAACAAGTTAACTATTTATGTCATAAATTATAGAATGCCGTTGAAGCAAAACACTTACCTAACAATCTAACATGTTTCATAATAACATAGTACATTTATTAATTTCTACAAATAATGTCATGTTGGCTAGGAAAAACATTGTTCAAAATGAGAAATAAGATACACTGTCTATCTCAATGAAAGCAATCGAGGATTTGCTGTCATTTAGCTACATAAAAAAAAATAACTACATATATTTTTGCAAAAGATTATGACTATACATAAATGTAGACATGACATAATTAATTGTGACAAAAATAGAAATTTCCACATCTATTTCTTCACATTCAGTACTGAAAGCAGATAGAAAGTGACAATCTCAAGTACCTAACTCAAATATGTCCTCACACGCTTGCATTTTAGCCACACGTGTGACCTACATCAACACAAACTCAAACACATATTATGTAAAGAAAGAATTTGGATTCCTGATAGTTCGCATTCACGCGGTCATTATATTACTAATAATCGTTTAGTCAAAATCAGATAATctaaaattataaattataattttttatttgaCAACATAAATGCGATAACGAAAAAAGAGTCAAATTAAACATGAAAAatcataaaacaaaaaatattacCTTATAATACACTATTAATATTAGGGTTATACATGATTAAAATAACTTTTTTTAATCATAAATTAATAACTAtttgatgttgatgatgacgaaGATGAAGTTGAAGCTTTGATATCTGAAACTTCAACTTCATTTTCGCCATCAGATTCCTCCCTAACTTGTTCTAACAACAAAGATGAACTAGGAGTATCGACCTCTTCTTCACGAGCCATAGAACACGAAGCACACCGAGTGCTATAAGAGGAAGACAAAGAAGAACTATAAAACGATAAAGGAGAAAAAGGAGAATGAGAAGACGATGAAGACgaagaagaaaatgaagatgAAGTCGAAGCAAATGCAAGACCAACCAATAAATCAACAAAAGCACCAACAATATAGCCATGATTGTTTTTCTCATTGACCTTCAAATACCAACACAAAAGTCCTTGAAGACACTCCCAATCTTTAACCTCATGAGCTTCCACCATTTCCTCCATAGACTTTCGAAAATCCACATAAGGATCTTGAGATTCCATAGACAACACAACACTATCTTTGAAAGGCAAACCTTGAGTGGTTTCACTTTGTGCAACCACTTTACTATTAGCTTCTAAAATAGAGTTAGTCTCATCCGGCTCAAAGAAAAACCGATCAGACGGTAACCCGCGAATCACGGGTTCTGTCGAATCGGTTTTTCCGGATTCACCAAGAGAAGCTTTCGGAGAAACAGATTCATCAGAAGGCTCCAAGTAAGCCGAGTTGATGATTTTGAATGTGTTGTTAATGTCATCTTGGTTATTTTCAGCTCTGAAAGAAAGTGTTTTTGGTTGGTGACAATAAGGCCATGGCCATGAAGATGAATATTTGAGGTCTGTGTTTTTGAGAAGAGAAGAGAGGTTCAATGTTtttttcttcaccatttttggttttttggtttGGTTTTGTTTGATGGAATTTAAGAAGGATGGTAAGTGAATAAATGTGGATTGAATTCAAAATGAAAATTTGAAGGATAGAAAAAATGAATGAGTAATGAAGTTGGATTGAGGGCATTAAAGGGAAGTCAGATGGGGGGAAGATTTTAAAGATGAGGTGGGACAATTTGGAAAACTGTACATTAACTTGTTGGGTCACCATTCAGTAATTTCTTATTTAATTTTTACAGGCTTAGAAATAAATGCTAGGACTATATAATAAAAATTAcacttttaaaaaaaattattcatatGTGAATAAAAGTAAAATATTTTTATATGTTATTTAATCGTTAAATTAAAAACTCTTAAAGAGGACAAATAAATAGGACCATTTCGATTGAGTCTGTCATGCAAAAACCTAAAAAAATGGAGCAAAACTGAATTAAGTTAAAGGATAGAGTCTATTATATTTGTAAATTCAAAATATTATTATAGGGAGGGAAATTGTTTTTCATTCTTTTAGTGGAAAAGAATTCAACTAGATTGAATCTTTAAATTGTAGTTTTGTTTGTATTTAAGGTGTAGCTGTATTGAAATGAGCAACAACCACATTTAATGAAGAACCAGAAACTAAAAGTGTAGCTAGAGGTTGGTGGATAGAACATCATGTGTTTTGGGCGGGAAGGAGTACTTGTTTACCTTAATGTTACAAAGAGagaattcaatttcattcgaCTAACTAGCTAGTTATGTTTCACTAGGAAATAGAAAGGGTGGCCTCTTCATTTTGTGAAAATATTTTTGCTCTGCGTAATTCTTGTAGCAAAGAGAATTTAAAATTGTTGCGTGCATGTGATTAAGTTTAAGTTTAAGTTTAAATATTTGGTTTAGGGAGAAAACTCTCTTTTCATCTTATTTAAATACTTATAGAATTTTATCGAATCATTTTCTCaaataaaaaaattcattatATAGCGTATGAATTGTGAAATCGAAAGATTCAATTACACTAAATAGTTTGACGGATAAGAACAAAGAATAATGACAACTAAAATAAATGGTTTTTGACAAAAATAACTCTATGCAATAAGACATCAATTAAATTTGATAGAAAAAGATAAAAGACAAGCAATATAATAACTTGTTTACTCAACTCAATTAGACCATCTACTTTAGGAAAGATAGTCGTTCTTTGATTCATTATACTTACAAAAAGTTGTTACAAAAATTACAAATGAgttaaaagaaaataataatacAAGTTTTAAGAACAAACCATATTTTCTATCCAAGTTCTTTTCAATTTCTCTAACTTTCTATTTATGAATCACACAAATTCAAGGTGTTTAGAAGTGTTTCTCAATCCTCTTAAATACTCCAAAGGTTTTCCTAAACTATTATTATGTTAGCTGGAGTTTTCGAGAGTATAAAAAAATTAAGCATATTGAGGAGATTTGGAA encodes:
- the LOC127125591 gene encoding transcription repressor OFP15 — protein: MVKKKTLNLSSLLKNTDLKYSSSWPWPYCHQPKTLSFRAENNQDDINNTFKIINSAYLEPSDESVSPKASLGESGKTDSTEPVIRGLPSDRFFFEPDETNSILEANSKVVAQSETTQGLPFKDSVVLSMESQDPYVDFRKSMEEMVEAHEVKDWECLQGLLCWYLKVNEKNNHGYIVGAFVDLLVGLAFASTSSSFSSSSSSSSHSPFSPLSFYSSSLSSSYSTRCASCSMAREEEVDTPSSSLLLEQVREESDGENEVEVSDIKASTSSSSSSTSNSY